A stretch of DNA from Serinibacter arcticus:
GCACGCGAGGTGCACGCGGTACCGCTCCCCCACGCTCATCTGCGCCAGAGGCCGGGCCGGGTCGCGCGGGGCACCGAACCGCGTCAGCGCCTCGTCCAGCTCCCGGTCGGCGTCCCACGCGCGCTCGTTCTCGTAGGCGGCGACGGCATCGGCCACCTCGCGCAGGGCGTGCGGGTCGTCCGAGCTCGCCCTCGCCGCGGCCTCCTCGAGCCGGACCTGCGCGGCCCGCGTGCGCTGCATGCTGGCGGCGAGCAGGTCACCCAGGGTCTCGTGCGTCGTCACCTGGAGCTCCTGCGCGACGGTGGTGAGGGTGCCGCGACGACGCACGGTGCCCGTGGCGGGCTCGAGCTCACCTCCGAGCAGGCGCAGCAGCGTCGACTTCCCGCTGCCGTTCTCCCCGACGAGACCGATGCGGTCGGTCCCGCTCACGGTCAGCCGGACGTCGGCCAGCACGGGCCGCCCCGGGTAGGCGTAGGAGACGCCGCGGGCGGCGATCAGGCCGGTGCGGGCGCTCATGCGGCCTCCGTCAGTCGGGTCAGGTCGTGGTCGGCGTCGGGCAGCCAGCGGGCCGTCTCGGCCGGGGTGGCCTCCGCGAGGGCTCGACGCCAGGCGTGGGTGCGGTTGACGGCGTGCAGGCGCTCCACGTGGGGCCACAGCGCGGCACCGACCGCCGGGTCGACGTCCCACGCGTCGCAGTAGGCGCCGAGCACGGCGTCCCAGCCGGCGCCGTCGCCGAGGAGTCCGTGCGGCACGGCGAGGAGCTCGAGCGCGCAGCTCAGGTCGGAGTCGCCGAGATCGAACAGGCGGAGACCGTCGACGCCGTCGCGACCGCCTGCTGTCACGTTGCCCGGGTGCAGGTCGCCGTGGTTCCAGGTCACCGGGAACGGGGACGCGAGCAGCGCCTCGCCCGAGGCGAGCACCGCGGGCCGGAGCCGTCCCAGGCGGGCGGTGCGCTCGCCGTCGTCCTGCCCGTCGCGGGCCCCCGACGCCACGAGGGCGTCGAAGCGCTCGGCGACCGTCGCGGCTGAACCGTCGGGCAGGCCCGCCGCGGTCAGCGCATCGACGTGGGGCAGCACCTGCTGCTGGGCTCGCGCGGCGAGCGCGACGACGGCGCACCAGTCCGCCAGGCCGTCCCGCCCCTGCTCGCGCAGCGTCGCCCCGTGGTCCACGGCGAGGAACCGGCCCGTGGCGGGGTCGACGGCGAGCGGTGCGGTGACGGCCTCCGGCACGGCCCGGGCGATGATCGCCAGGACCTCACCCTCGTAGGAGGTCGCCGCGCATCCCTGCTTGAGCCAGACGTGGTGATCGATCGGCGGGGCGGTCGGGTGGGGCGGCGCCGTCAGGACGAGCTGGGTCGACCAGGGCCGCACCCGCACCTGCCGGGGCGGACCGACCACCTCGCGACCGAGGTCGCGCAGCACGGCGCTCGCCCACGCCGTCGCCGCGGCGAGCCACGGCTCGCCGCTGACGACCTCGCTGAAGCTGCCCGCCGCCGTCGCCGACCCGGCCCCCGCTGCCACGGTCACCGACCCGACAGCGCGGCCACGACGTCGGGCGCGAGGGCGCGGAACGCCTGCCCGCGGTGGCTGATCGCGTTCTTCTCCGCCGGGGTGAGCTCGGCGCACGAGCGCGTCTCGCCGTCGGGGACCAGGATCGGGTCGTAGCCGAAACCACCCTCGCCGGCGCGCTCGCGCAGCAGTGTGCCGGGCAGCCGGCCCTCGCGGGTCAGCTCCTGCCCCTCGGGCGTCACGAGCGCGGCGGCGCACACGAAGGCCGCGCGGCGGTGGGAGTCCGGCACGTCGCCCAGCTGGGCCAGCAGCAGGTCGAGGTTGGCGGCGTCGTCGCCGTGTCGGCCGGCCCAGCGGGCGGAGAAGATGCCGGGAGCGCCGCCGAGCACCTCGACGGCGAGGCCCGAGTCGTCCGCGATCGCGACGAGCCCGGTGGCGCGCGCCAGCGCACGGGCCTTGAGCAGCGCGTTCTCGGCGAAGGTCACGCCGTCCTCGACGACGTCGGGCACCTGGGGGTACGCGTCCGCGCCGACGACGGCGGCCGGGTCGAGACCCGGCAGCGCACCGTCGGGACCGGTGAGGATCGCCCGCAGCTCGCCCACCTTGTGGGCGTTGCGGGTGGCGAGCACCAGGAGGGGCGCCGTCACGCGCGGAACCCCGCGACGGGCGCCGCGAGCGCGGCGGCCTGGAGGCGCGTCAGCTCGGCGGTGCCGGCGAGGGCGAGGTCGAGCAGCGCGTTGAGCTCCTCGCGGTGGAACGGGGCGCCCTCGGCGGTGCCCTGGACCTCGACGAACGAGCCGGACCCGGTGACGACGACGTTCATGTCCGTCTCGGCCCGCACGTCCTCGACGTAGGGCAGGTCGAGCATCGGGACCCCGTCGATGATGCCGACGCTGACGGCGGCGACCGAGTCGCGCAGCACCGTGCCGGGCTTCACGTGCCCCTGCTTCTGACCCCACGCGACGGCGTCGGCCAGCGCGACGTAGGCGCCCGTGATCGCGGCGGTGCGGGTGCCGCCGTCGGCCTGGAGGACGTCGCAGTCGAGCACGATCGTGTTCTCACCGAGGGCGGAGTGGTCGATCACGGCGCGCAGGCTGCGGCCGATGAGGCGGGAGATCTCGTGGGTGCGGCCGCCGATCTTGCCGCGCACGGACTCGCGGTCGTTGCGGCTGTTGGTGGCGCGCGGGAGCATCGCGTACTCGGCCGTCACCCAGCCCTCACCGCTGCCCTTGCGCCAGCGCGGGACACCCGCGGTGAACGAGGCGGCGCACAGCACGCGGGTGCCGCCGAACTCCACCAGCACGCTCCCCTCGGCCTGGTCGAGCCAGCCGCGGGTGATGCGGACGTCGCGGAGCTGGTCGGGGGTGCGGCCGTCGGCGCGCACGCCGCTGGAGGAGAGGGAGGTCATGCCCTCCAGGTTACGCGGGAGCGGGGGCGGACCTCGTGACGGTCCACCCCCGCTCCTGCGTCACCGCGGACGGATCAGCCGGTGTTCTGCAGGCCGGCAGCGACGCCGTTGACGCTCAGCAGGAGCAGCTGACGCAGCTCGGGGATCTCCACCTCGCTCGCCCCGGCCCGCAGCCGCTTGAGCGCGCGGAGCTGGATGAGGGAGAGGGCGTCGACGTACGGCGAGCGCAGCTGCACGGCGCGGCCCAGCACGCGCGAGCTCTCCAGCGGGCGCGAGTGCCCGGTCGTCCGCAGCACCCACTCCCGCGTGAGGCGCATCTCCTCCAGGACGAGCTCGGCGAGGTCGTCGCGGTCGCCCAGCGCGAGGTAGCGACGGGCGATGCGCTCGTCGGCCTTGGACAGCGACATCTCGACGTTGTCGAGCATCGTCGCCAGCAGCGGCCACTCGCGGTAGGCGGCCTGCAGCTCCTCGACGTCGCCGACGGCGGCCAGCGCCGTCCCGAGGCCGAACCAGCCGGTGAGGTTGATGCGCGCCTGCGTCCACGAGAAGACCCACGGGATCGCGCGCAGGTCCTCGAGCGAGTTGACCGACAGCCCGCGCTTGGCCGGACGCGAGCCGAGCGCGAGCAGGCCCACCTCCTCCAGCGGGGTGACGGCGGCGAACCACTGCGGGAAGCCCTCGGAGCGGACGAGCTCGTAGAACCGCTCGCGCGAGACGCGGTCCATCACCTCGGCGACGGCGGCGAACCGCTCGGCCGCGCCGGCGTTGCGCTTCTCGATCGACGGTGCCGAGGACATCAGCGTGGCCGCACCGACCTGGTCGATGTGCCGCGTGGCGATCGCCTTGTCGCCGTAGCGGGCGAAGATGACCTCGCCCTGCTCGGTGAGCTTGAAGCGACCGTCGACGGAGTGCGGCGGCTGCGCCAGGACCGCGCGGTTGGCCGGGCCGCCGCCGCGCCCGAGGGCGCCGCCGCGGCCGTGGAAGAGCGTGAGCTCCAGGTCGTTGTCGCGCGCCCACTGCGCGATCCGGGCCTGCGCGTCGTACAGCGCGAGCGTGGCCGAGACCGGGCCGACGTCCTTGGAGGAGTCGGAGTAGCCGAGCATGACCTCGATCTTGCGACCCGTCGCGGCGAGCCGCGCCTGGACGGCGGGCTGCTCGATGGCCGCGGTGAGGATGTCGACGCTGTTGTTGAGGTCCTCGAAGGTCTCGAACAGCGGGATCGCGTCGATCACCGGGGGGCGCGAGCCCCCGGCCGCGAGCTCGGCGAGCCGGTAGACCGCCGCGATGTCGGCCGCCTCCTGCGTGAACGAGACGATGTAGCGGCGGGCGGCCTGCGGCCCGAACCGGCGCTGGATCCGGCCGAGGATCCGGTAGGTCTCCAGGACCTCGCGGGAACGCTCGGACAGGGCGCCGTCGATCCCGAGCCGGTCGATCTCCTCGAGCGTCTCGCGGTGCACCTGCGAGTGCTGGCGGACCTCGATCTCCGCCAGGTGGAAGCCGAAGGTCTCCACCTGCCAGATCAGGTCCTGCAGCTCGCCGTAGGCGCTGCGGACGTCGCCCGCCTCCGCCAGGGAGGTCTGGACCGTGCGCAG
This window harbors:
- the rdgB gene encoding RdgB/HAM1 family non-canonical purine NTP pyrophosphatase; its protein translation is MTAPLLVLATRNAHKVGELRAILTGPDGALPGLDPAAVVGADAYPQVPDVVEDGVTFAENALLKARALARATGLVAIADDSGLAVEVLGGAPGIFSARWAGRHGDDAANLDLLLAQLGDVPDSHRRAAFVCAAALVTPEGQELTREGRLPGTLLRERAGEGGFGYDPILVPDGETRSCAELTPAEKNAISHRGQAFRALAPDVVAALSGR
- the rph gene encoding ribonuclease PH, which encodes MTSLSSSGVRADGRTPDQLRDVRITRGWLDQAEGSVLVEFGGTRVLCAASFTAGVPRWRKGSGEGWVTAEYAMLPRATNSRNDRESVRGKIGGRTHEISRLIGRSLRAVIDHSALGENTIVLDCDVLQADGGTRTAAITGAYVALADAVAWGQKQGHVKPGTVLRDSVAAVSVGIIDGVPMLDLPYVEDVRAETDMNVVVTGSGSFVEVQGTAEGAPFHREELNALLDLALAGTAELTRLQAAALAAPVAGFRA
- a CDS encoding phosphoenolpyruvate carboxylase, with the translated sequence MPDELRADVRLLGQMLGTVLSESGGADLLADVEALRALTIEAYASDEDSLAKAEELVESFTPARAAEVARAFTCYFHLVNLAEEYHRVRTLRGRDFSDPNQILPAVDTLPGAISQLRGEVGEAEALARLAKLEFRPVLTAHPTEARRRAVSATIRRITEHLELLDDPRANDLERAEVTRTLLADIDVMWRTAPVRTEKPSPLDEVRTAMSVFDTTLFEQIPRIYRALDAALQPDLVGIAPPKAPAFVRLGSWIGGDRDGNPNVTAKITREAAIIAAEHVLLGLEKHTLRVGRELTLDASTTPPSRDLLDLRESHRDLSEDLTTTVEERSPGEPHRQVLLVMAARLAATRERNADLAFSGPEDFLTGLRTVQTSLAEAGDVRSAYGELQDLIWQVETFGFHLAEIEVRQHSQVHRETLEEIDRLGIDGALSERSREVLETYRILGRIQRRFGPQAARRYIVSFTQEAADIAAVYRLAELAAGGSRPPVIDAIPLFETFEDLNNSVDILTAAIEQPAVQARLAATGRKIEVMLGYSDSSKDVGPVSATLALYDAQARIAQWARDNDLELTLFHGRGGALGRGGGPANRAVLAQPPHSVDGRFKLTEQGEVIFARYGDKAIATRHIDQVGAATLMSSAPSIEKRNAGAAERFAAVAEVMDRVSRERFYELVRSEGFPQWFAAVTPLEEVGLLALGSRPAKRGLSVNSLEDLRAIPWVFSWTQARINLTGWFGLGTALAAVGDVEELQAAYREWPLLATMLDNVEMSLSKADERIARRYLALGDRDDLAELVLEEMRLTREWVLRTTGHSRPLESSRVLGRAVQLRSPYVDALSLIQLRALKRLRAGASEVEIPELRQLLLLSVNGVAAGLQNTG